One segment of Pontibacter akesuensis DNA contains the following:
- a CDS encoding Kazal-type serine protease inhibitor family protein has product MKRVITAAFTACLLVASSCANNKTAQTATACIDPAKINPDGMCTMQYDPVCGCNGQTYSNACVADNAGVTSYTQGACADKQ; this is encoded by the coding sequence ATGAAAAGAGTTATTACAGCCGCATTTACAGCCTGCCTTCTGGTTGCCTCCTCCTGTGCCAACAACAAAACGGCGCAAACGGCCACTGCCTGCATCGATCCGGCCAAGATCAACCCCGACGGCATGTGCACCATGCAGTACGACCCGGTGTGCGGCTGCAACGGGCAAACCTACAGCAACGCCTGCGTGGCAGACAATGCCGGAGTAACTTCGTATACGCAGGGAGCATGTGCCGATAAGCAGTAA
- a CDS encoding enoyl-ACP reductase FabI — protein MAYNLLKGKKGIIFGALDEKSIAWKVAKMAKEEGAEFVLTNAPLAMRMGEIKKLAEECNAEIIPADATSIEDLENLFTKAQEILGGKIDFVLHSIGMSPNIRKGKSYGDLNYEWFLKTLDISALSFHKVMQVAEKQDAMNEWGSIVALSYIAAQRVFPDYTDMSQAKAVLESIARNYGYRYGKAKNVRVNTISQSPTKTTAGTGVGGFDVFYDYADKMSPLGNASAEDCANYCVTLFSDLTRMVTMQNLMHDGGFSNMGISEGIIDMIQK, from the coding sequence ATGGCTTACAATCTGCTAAAAGGAAAAAAAGGAATCATTTTCGGGGCGCTGGATGAGAAATCCATTGCGTGGAAGGTTGCCAAGATGGCGAAGGAAGAAGGTGCTGAATTTGTGCTGACGAACGCGCCGCTTGCCATGCGCATGGGGGAGATCAAGAAGTTGGCCGAGGAGTGCAACGCGGAGATTATTCCGGCAGATGCCACCTCTATTGAGGACCTGGAGAACCTGTTCACCAAAGCACAGGAAATCCTGGGCGGCAAAATCGACTTTGTGCTGCACTCTATTGGCATGAGCCCGAACATCCGCAAAGGCAAATCTTATGGCGACCTGAACTACGAGTGGTTCCTGAAGACGCTTGATATCTCGGCTCTGTCTTTCCATAAGGTGATGCAGGTGGCCGAGAAGCAGGATGCCATGAACGAGTGGGGCTCTATCGTGGCTCTTTCTTACATAGCGGCACAGCGCGTATTCCCTGATTACACCGACATGTCGCAGGCGAAGGCGGTGTTGGAGTCTATTGCCCGCAACTATGGCTACCGTTACGGTAAAGCGAAGAATGTGCGCGTGAACACTATCTCCCAGTCTCCTACCAAGACAACGGCTGGTACGGGTGTAGGTGGCTTCGATGTGTTCTACGACTATGCCGATAAGATGTCGCCGCTGGGCAACGCCTCTGCCGAAGATTGCGCTAACTACTGCGTAACCTTGTTCTCTGACCTTACCCGTATGGTAACCATGCAGAACCTGATGCACGACGGTGGCTTCAGCAACATGGGTATTTCAGAAGGCATCATCGACATGATCCAGAAGTAA
- the recN gene encoding DNA repair protein RecN produces MLIDLKIKNYALIEKLEMNPSPVLNIITGETGAGKSIMLGAIGLLLGNRADTKLLFRQDEKCVIEGVFDISSYSLQEVFAAEDLDFDNQCILRREISPSGKSRAFVNDTPVTLDVIRKIGENLMDIHSQHDTLQLGDTSYQLNILDIYAGNTSAMGNTTFDIYAGNLSYLRKYNESFRQFKKLESDYKKLTDQLAQAQKEHDYHAFLLNELSEANLQETEQDELEEELKQLENAEDIKLKLTQAVQSLTESEFNITSALKDTVHLIGQLAQFGSKYEELRTRTESCMIELNDVAAELEDAERDTEANPERTLEVQERLNLIYTLQRKHQVQTTAELLEIQRELEEKVGSVLNLDTAIANTEKAMKEVEKEVKERAAVLSERRRASFETFEQELYTLVADLGMPNARIVIQHNEVAPTATGTDDINILFSANKGAQPQTLIKAASGGEFSRLMLSIKYMLADKTALPTIVFDEIDTGISGEVAVKVGKMMKQMAQKHQIIAISHLPQIAAQGDSHYFVYKHDTEDRTISRVKKLDEQERINELAHMIAGANPSDNAYQSAKELLSL; encoded by the coding sequence ATGCTGATAGATCTCAAAATAAAGAATTACGCCCTGATCGAGAAGCTGGAGATGAATCCATCGCCGGTGCTCAACATCATTACCGGGGAAACGGGTGCCGGTAAATCCATTATGCTGGGTGCTATCGGTTTGTTGCTGGGAAACCGCGCGGATACGAAGTTGCTGTTCAGGCAGGATGAAAAGTGTGTGATAGAGGGCGTGTTCGATATCTCGAGTTACAGCCTGCAGGAGGTTTTTGCCGCCGAGGATCTGGATTTCGACAACCAGTGCATTCTGCGCCGCGAGATCAGCCCGAGTGGCAAGAGCCGCGCCTTTGTAAACGACACGCCCGTAACGCTGGATGTGATACGTAAAATCGGCGAGAACCTGATGGACATTCACTCGCAGCACGACACGCTGCAGTTGGGCGACACCAGCTACCAGCTGAACATCCTGGATATCTATGCCGGCAACACGTCGGCTATGGGCAATACCACGTTCGACATTTATGCCGGGAACCTGTCGTACCTACGCAAGTATAACGAGAGCTTCCGCCAGTTTAAAAAGCTGGAGAGTGACTATAAAAAACTGACCGACCAACTGGCGCAGGCCCAGAAGGAGCACGATTACCACGCCTTTCTGTTGAACGAGCTGTCCGAAGCGAACCTGCAGGAAACAGAGCAGGACGAACTGGAGGAGGAGCTGAAGCAGCTGGAGAACGCAGAGGACATCAAGCTGAAGCTGACGCAGGCCGTGCAAAGCCTCACAGAGTCCGAGTTCAACATCACCTCAGCCCTGAAAGATACCGTGCACCTGATCGGGCAACTGGCCCAGTTCGGCAGCAAGTATGAGGAACTGCGCACCCGCACCGAAAGCTGCATGATTGAGCTGAACGACGTGGCTGCCGAATTGGAGGATGCCGAGCGTGACACCGAAGCTAACCCGGAGCGAACGCTGGAAGTGCAGGAGCGCCTGAACCTGATCTATACCTTGCAGCGCAAGCATCAGGTGCAGACCACTGCCGAGTTGCTCGAAATTCAGCGTGAGCTGGAAGAGAAAGTGGGCAGCGTGCTGAACCTGGATACTGCTATCGCCAACACCGAAAAGGCGATGAAAGAGGTGGAGAAAGAGGTGAAAGAGCGTGCCGCCGTGCTATCGGAGCGTCGCAGGGCGTCTTTCGAGACATTTGAGCAGGAGCTTTATACCTTGGTAGCGGATCTGGGAATGCCAAATGCCCGTATCGTGATCCAACATAATGAGGTAGCACCTACCGCCACCGGTACCGACGATATCAACATCCTATTTAGCGCCAACAAAGGCGCACAGCCGCAGACGCTGATTAAAGCGGCCTCAGGTGGTGAATTCTCGCGCCTGATGCTAAGTATAAAGTATATGCTGGCCGATAAAACCGCCCTGCCAACCATCGTCTTTGACGAAATTGACACCGGTATTTCCGGCGAGGTGGCCGTGAAGGTGGGCAAGATGATGAAGCAGATGGCGCAGAAGCACCAGATCATCGCTATTTCGCACCTGCCACAAATTGCGGCACAGGGCGATTCGCATTATTTTGTATACAAGCATGATACGGAAGACCGCACCATCAGCCGCGTGAAGAAGCTGGACGAGCAGGAGCGCATCAACGAACTCGCGCACATGATTGCGGGCGCCAACCCGAGCGATAATGCCTATCAAAGTGCGAAAGAGTTGCTTTCCTTGTAA
- a CDS encoding outer membrane protein assembly factor BamD, which produces MNRGLLHTIALFCLLLLATGCSNFQKLLKSTDVSKKYQAALEYYEQEEYYRSSQLFDQVTDLMAGTEEGEKAQFYRAKAHFMQGNYILSEAYFRTFHTTYPRSPLAEEALFMQAQSLYEQSPSYQEDQTPTLTAIEAYEEFLVRYPTSERIAEANRVIEELYQKLDRKAFNQARLYYQLRYWRSAAVALNNFQKEHASSPYSEEAAFLKLDAQYRFALESVPAKQEERFDQAVDYFQSFVDMYPESQYRREAERVFDAVQSALATLRKSSANNQNS; this is translated from the coding sequence ATGAATAGAGGCCTTCTACATACCATCGCGCTTTTTTGCCTGTTGCTACTCGCTACCGGCTGTAGCAATTTCCAGAAACTGCTGAAAAGCACCGATGTCAGCAAGAAATACCAGGCGGCGCTGGAGTACTATGAGCAGGAAGAGTATTACCGCTCTTCACAGCTATTTGACCAGGTTACGGACCTGATGGCTGGTACCGAGGAGGGTGAGAAAGCCCAGTTTTATCGTGCCAAGGCACATTTCATGCAGGGCAACTACATCCTGAGCGAAGCCTATTTCCGCACCTTCCATACCACGTACCCACGTAGTCCACTGGCCGAGGAAGCTCTGTTCATGCAGGCGCAGTCGCTTTACGAGCAATCACCAAGCTACCAGGAAGACCAGACACCAACCCTCACGGCTATCGAGGCGTATGAGGAGTTTTTGGTGCGCTACCCAACCAGCGAACGTATTGCCGAGGCCAACAGGGTAATAGAAGAACTGTACCAGAAACTGGATCGGAAGGCTTTTAACCAGGCCCGCCTGTACTACCAGCTGCGCTATTGGCGCTCGGCTGCGGTGGCCCTCAACAACTTTCAGAAAGAACATGCCTCCTCGCCATACAGCGAAGAAGCCGCTTTTTTAAAGCTGGATGCGCAGTACCGTTTTGCACTGGAAAGTGTGCCTGCCAAGCAGGAAGAGCGCTTCGACCAGGCAGTGGATTACTTCCAGTCGTTTGTGGATATGTACCCGGAGAGCCAGTACAGACGGGAAGCAGAGCGTGTTTTTGACGCCGTTCAGAGTGCCCTGGCCACTTTAAGAAAATCATCAGCTAACAATCAGAATTCATAA
- a CDS encoding YtxH domain-containing protein, with the protein MMQNVDKDSNKILLATLAGIGAGVAAALLLAPKNGRDSREELMRQLNRASDEVNSNVKRWTSNLKSRYSNGGESDDEEFDLVMHGSWSDVKRQMRNNYDEITEEEEEAQKGSDTNQ; encoded by the coding sequence ATGATGCAAAACGTGGACAAGGACAGTAACAAGATTTTACTGGCAACGCTGGCAGGTATAGGTGCGGGCGTAGCGGCGGCTTTGCTGCTGGCCCCGAAAAACGGACGCGATTCGCGCGAAGAGCTTATGCGCCAACTGAACAGAGCGAGTGACGAGGTAAACAGCAATGTAAAGCGCTGGACATCTAACCTAAAATCCAGATACTCAAATGGAGGTGAAAGCGACGACGAAGAGTTTGACCTGGTAATGCACGGCTCCTGGAGCGATGTGAAGCGGCAGATGCGCAACAACTACGACGAGATAACCGAAGAGGAGGAGGAGGCCCAAAAAGGCAGCGATACAAACCAATAA
- a CDS encoding YtxH domain-containing protein produces MKDNSGKVLLAMLAGASAGVIAGLLMAPDTGEVTRGGIKKWAGKMSKDLEKNLQDGLEEIKRMSAEKLGKSGEGSSSGSATSGSTTSGASTGSTAGASSTGGSTGSTGSTGSSTSGSTGTSSTSGSTGAGSTGSGSTGRNA; encoded by the coding sequence ATGAAAGACAATAGCGGAAAAGTATTATTGGCCATGCTGGCAGGTGCCAGTGCAGGCGTGATTGCCGGACTTCTGATGGCTCCTGATACAGGAGAGGTTACCCGAGGCGGCATTAAGAAATGGGCTGGTAAAATGAGCAAAGACTTGGAGAAAAATCTGCAGGACGGCCTTGAGGAGATTAAGCGCATGAGCGCCGAGAAACTTGGTAAGTCTGGTGAAGGCTCTTCATCTGGATCTGCAACTTCTGGCTCCACTACTTCAGGAGCCTCAACCGGTTCAACTGCCGGAGCTTCTTCTACAGGTGGATCAACTGGGTCAACTGGTTCAACAGGATCTTCAACTTCTGGCTCAACTGGTACTTCCTCAACAAGCGGATCTACAGGTGCGGGATCAACAGGATCTGGTAGCACCGGGCGCAACGCCTAA
- a CDS encoding YtxH domain-containing protein gives MRTNMECRSLGESKANYTTQTHSAVRQIRQKDSNYSHSSDNESGGGKIIAGLLAGAAAGVVAGMLLAPDKGTETRKKVTESATKLGGQVGKTYGSTREKVTGWAGKLKGGKSEDQSDVTAMGVKKKSPYTDTTKWDDQEVKNMTDAAKNTPGL, from the coding sequence ATGAGAACTAACATGGAATGCCGCTCTTTGGGCGAAAGCAAAGCAAACTATACAACACAAACCCACTCAGCCGTTCGCCAGATCAGGCAAAAGGACTCCAACTACTCGCATAGCAGCGATAACGAAAGCGGTGGAGGCAAGATAATAGCCGGCTTGTTGGCAGGCGCCGCTGCCGGTGTAGTGGCAGGTATGCTGCTGGCTCCGGACAAAGGCACTGAAACACGCAAAAAGGTAACCGAATCTGCTACGAAGCTTGGAGGCCAGGTAGGCAAAACCTATGGCAGCACAAGAGAAAAAGTAACAGGCTGGGCCGGTAAGCTGAAAGGCGGAAAATCAGAAGATCAGTCTGATGTTACCGCGATGGGTGTGAAAAAGAAGAGCCCGTACACAGATACCACGAAATGGGATGATCAGGAAGTGAAGAATATGACGGACGCGGCCAAAAACACACCGGGTTTATAA
- the coaBC gene encoding bifunctional phosphopantothenoylcysteine decarboxylase/phosphopantothenate--cysteine ligase CoaBC, whose protein sequence is MTEKSFKGRTVLLTAGPTHEPIDPVRFIGNHSTGKMGYALAECFAQQGAKVILVSGPTNLHPQHEGITKVAVTTADQMFAAVQAEAKAADIWVFAAAVADYRPKTVAEKKIKKAGDELTIELVKNVDIAAALGKQKKANQFSVGFALETDNESANASEKLCKKNLDMIVLNSLNDAGAGFAHDTNKITIIEKDATHTFALKQKSEVAQDITKLILERIYG, encoded by the coding sequence GTGACGGAAAAATCGTTTAAAGGCAGAACAGTACTGCTGACAGCGGGCCCAACGCACGAGCCCATCGATCCGGTGCGTTTTATCGGGAACCACTCTACGGGTAAAATGGGTTATGCCTTGGCAGAGTGTTTCGCGCAGCAGGGAGCAAAGGTTATACTTGTATCAGGGCCTACTAATTTGCACCCTCAGCACGAAGGTATCACCAAAGTAGCCGTGACCACTGCCGATCAAATGTTTGCCGCTGTGCAGGCGGAGGCAAAAGCTGCTGATATCTGGGTTTTTGCCGCTGCTGTGGCCGATTACAGACCAAAGACGGTGGCAGAAAAAAAGATAAAGAAAGCAGGCGACGAGCTGACGATTGAGCTGGTAAAGAACGTTGACATTGCAGCGGCGCTGGGCAAGCAAAAAAAAGCAAATCAGTTTTCGGTGGGTTTTGCGCTGGAGACGGACAACGAAAGCGCCAACGCCAGCGAAAAACTTTGCAAAAAGAACCTGGACATGATTGTGCTAAACTCCCTGAACGATGCAGGAGCAGGTTTTGCGCATGATACCAACAAGATCACAATCATAGAAAAAGACGCCACCCATACATTTGCGCTGAAGCAGAAAAGTGAGGTGGCGCAGGATATTACGAAATTAATTCTGGAGCGAATTTATGGCTAA
- a CDS encoding DNA-directed RNA polymerase subunit omega, translated as MASVSSSIVTRNMADFAKQTGNVYMSVSVISKRANQVAVKLKEELSSKLAEFATTVDNLEEVFENREQIEISKYYERLPKPTNLAIEEFLEGKVYVRNPEDEPQEEEINL; from the coding sequence ATGGCATCAGTTTCATCATCAATCGTTACCCGCAACATGGCCGACTTCGCAAAGCAGACCGGCAATGTGTACATGTCTGTGTCGGTAATCTCTAAAAGAGCGAATCAAGTGGCTGTAAAGCTGAAGGAGGAGCTGAGCTCTAAACTGGCTGAGTTTGCCACTACCGTGGATAACCTGGAGGAAGTGTTCGAGAACCGCGAGCAGATCGAAATCTCTAAGTACTACGAGCGCCTGCCGAAGCCAACCAACCTCGCTATCGAAGAGTTTCTGGAAGGCAAAGTATACGTAAGAAACCCGGAAGACGAGCCTCAGGAGGAGGAAATCAACCTGTAA
- the porD gene encoding type IX secretion system protein PorD: MAKNILVLLMLLLTAGAAKAQELQCDVVVNSEQVQYTDRQLFTDMQTRIFEFMNNRRWTDQPYRPDERIKCRILINLTEMPEIGTFNANVQVVSVRPTYGTGYETVLFSFVDKDWSFRFNTAEALEYADNNYTSNLASMLSFYAYMIIGMDNDSFGRLGGAPAFDKARAIVNVASSQAAGYQGWKAFDSNRNRYWLIDNLQDPQFLPYREGMYAMHRQGLDQMVEKPEEARQTVLTVLANIQRLQQQKPNAALVRSFFDAKSDELVNMFKEAAPAQKQQAYSILSQADPTNNSKYQVLLKR, translated from the coding sequence ATGGCTAAGAACATACTTGTTTTGCTAATGCTGCTATTAACGGCCGGTGCTGCTAAGGCACAGGAGTTGCAGTGCGATGTGGTGGTAAACAGCGAGCAAGTACAGTATACCGACCGGCAGCTGTTCACGGATATGCAGACGCGTATTTTCGAGTTCATGAACAACCGCCGCTGGACGGATCAGCCGTATCGCCCGGACGAGCGCATCAAGTGCCGCATCCTCATTAACCTAACCGAGATGCCGGAGATCGGCACCTTTAACGCGAACGTGCAGGTGGTGTCGGTGCGGCCAACCTATGGCACCGGCTACGAGACCGTACTTTTCTCTTTTGTCGATAAAGACTGGTCTTTCCGTTTCAATACGGCCGAGGCGCTGGAGTATGCCGACAACAACTATACTTCCAACCTGGCTTCCATGCTGTCCTTCTATGCCTACATGATCATCGGCATGGACAACGACAGCTTCGGCCGTTTGGGCGGAGCACCAGCCTTTGATAAGGCGCGCGCCATCGTGAATGTGGCCTCCTCGCAGGCAGCAGGCTACCAGGGCTGGAAAGCTTTCGACAGCAACCGCAACCGCTACTGGCTTATTGATAACCTGCAGGATCCGCAGTTTTTGCCGTACCGCGAGGGCATGTACGCCATGCACCGCCAGGGCCTTGACCAGATGGTGGAGAAGCCGGAAGAGGCAAGGCAAACCGTGCTGACCGTGTTGGCAAACATACAGCGCCTGCAGCAGCAGAAGCCGAACGCGGCTTTGGTTCGCTCTTTCTTCGATGCCAAGTCCGATGAGCTGGTGAACATGTTTAAGGAGGCCGCACCGGCACAGAAGCAGCAGGCCTATTCCATCTTATCGCAGGCAGACCCTACCAACAACAGCAAATACCAGGTTTTGCTAAAACGCTAA
- a CDS encoding cupin domain-containing protein, translating to MNEKKYIKQDKPFRVPTHDGKLIEEHFGNASTRTDQFSVAHMVAPPHWSEPHQTPDFDEITIVTRGKKLIEIDGEEIEVGAGESILIKAGTRIRYANPYDHETEYWSVCIPAFDINSVNREED from the coding sequence ATGAACGAGAAAAAATATATCAAGCAGGACAAGCCGTTCCGGGTGCCCACCCACGATGGCAAGCTGATAGAAGAGCACTTTGGCAACGCCTCTACCCGCACCGACCAGTTTAGTGTGGCGCACATGGTAGCGCCTCCGCACTGGAGTGAGCCGCACCAAACACCCGATTTCGACGAGATCACGATCGTGACGCGCGGCAAGAAGCTGATCGAGATAGATGGCGAGGAAATAGAGGTGGGTGCCGGCGAGTCCATCCTTATCAAAGCGGGCACCCGCATTCGTTACGCTAACCCCTACGACCACGAAACAGAATACTGGTCTGTCTGCATACCGGCCTTCGACATCAATTCGGTGAACCGGGAAGAAGATTAG
- a CDS encoding M28 family peptidase, producing MKKAPLLILAGIASMAAACTQTPVTSPANSTVTAEATQPNLSLISADELREDLFTLSSDEMRGKRAGTEDELRAAAWVAEQARAAGLEPAGDDGTYFQFFPIKRTKVTDNSTVAINGKPLILWKNTWVTSPAEINVNAPVVWLNSLADTARQNLQGKVVAMTLQAPSPLPAQGMSLWNYRYVASALRQQTNALKNQKAAAIILVTDKEAESDFGFIGHVFEEGTYQLEGEAARQNTNAPVLLVHSSVAPALKQKNAKLKADIGVDSFVYPSANVVARAPGSDPSLKDEHVLFSGHHDHDGIGAVVDGDSIYNGADDNATVTVALIAIGKAWVQQPGKRSGLFVWHGAEERGLLGSRWYVEHPTVPKESIVAVLNADMIGRNAPDSAALLGSIPPHRNSTELVDMALNANQEFTKFSLDTSWDEASHPEGWYFRSDHLPYARAGIPAIFFTTLLHPDYHTPRDEAEFIDIEKLTRMTRWMYATGWAVSETMKRPATDPDAKLER from the coding sequence ATGAAAAAAGCACCTTTACTTATTCTTGCCGGCATTGCCTCCATGGCAGCGGCCTGCACGCAAACACCTGTCACCTCCCCTGCCAACAGTACCGTTACGGCCGAGGCAACACAGCCAAACTTGTCCCTTATCAGCGCGGACGAGCTGCGGGAGGATTTGTTTACTTTATCCAGCGATGAGATGCGCGGCAAGCGGGCGGGCACCGAGGATGAACTAAGGGCCGCCGCCTGGGTAGCCGAACAAGCACGCGCAGCGGGTCTGGAGCCCGCCGGAGACGATGGCACCTATTTCCAGTTCTTCCCCATCAAGCGAACGAAGGTTACGGACAACAGCACCGTCGCCATTAACGGAAAGCCACTCATACTTTGGAAGAACACCTGGGTCACCTCACCTGCCGAAATAAACGTGAATGCCCCGGTAGTGTGGCTTAACTCACTTGCCGACACAGCCAGGCAGAACCTGCAGGGCAAAGTGGTGGCCATGACTTTACAGGCTCCCTCCCCCCTGCCCGCACAAGGCATGAGCCTTTGGAACTACCGCTATGTGGCCTCGGCCCTGCGCCAGCAAACCAATGCGCTAAAAAACCAGAAAGCCGCTGCCATTATACTTGTAACCGACAAGGAGGCAGAATCCGATTTTGGCTTTATCGGCCATGTGTTTGAAGAAGGAACCTATCAACTGGAGGGAGAAGCGGCACGGCAGAATACGAATGCGCCTGTTCTGCTGGTGCATTCTTCCGTAGCGCCTGCACTTAAGCAAAAAAACGCGAAGCTAAAGGCTGACATTGGCGTTGATAGCTTTGTTTATCCATCTGCCAACGTAGTAGCCAGGGCCCCCGGCTCAGACCCTTCCCTGAAAGACGAGCATGTATTGTTCAGCGGCCACCACGACCATGATGGCATCGGAGCGGTGGTGGACGGTGATTCCATCTACAATGGCGCGGACGACAACGCAACGGTGACCGTGGCGCTGATCGCCATCGGAAAAGCATGGGTGCAGCAACCGGGCAAACGCTCTGGCCTGTTTGTGTGGCATGGTGCCGAAGAGCGTGGCCTGCTTGGCTCCCGCTGGTACGTAGAGCATCCTACGGTGCCCAAAGAGTCTATCGTGGCTGTTCTGAATGCAGATATGATTGGCCGCAATGCACCTGATTCTGCGGCTCTGCTGGGATCTATTCCGCCGCACCGCAACTCTACCGAACTGGTGGATATGGCACTTAATGCGAATCAGGAGTTTACGAAGTTTAGCCTTGATACTTCCTGGGATGAGGCGAGCCACCCGGAGGGCTGGTATTTCCGCAGCGATCACCTGCCGTACGCCCGCGCCGGTATTCCTGCTATTTTTTTCACCACGCTGCTCCACCCCGACTACCACACCCCGCGTGATGAGGCAGAATTCATTGACATCGAAAAGCTTACCCGCATGACCCGCTGGATGTACGCCACTGGTTGGGCCGTTTCCGAAACCATGAAACGCCCCGCCACCGACCCGGATGCCAAATTGGAAAGGTAG
- a CDS encoding flavoprotein, translating into MLHGKKIILGVCGSIAAYKAALLVRQLIKAEAEVQVILTASASEFITPLTLATLSKRPVLTQFVKDATGTWNNHVELGLWADALVVAPASANTVAKMANGFCDNLLSATYLSARCPVFVAPAMDLDMYQHPSVQNNFRKLQGYGNHIIEAGYGELASGLVGQGRLAEPEEIIQVLQNFFSGDGKIV; encoded by the coding sequence ATGCTACACGGCAAAAAAATTATATTGGGAGTTTGCGGAAGTATAGCGGCCTATAAAGCGGCGCTGTTGGTTCGGCAACTCATAAAAGCAGAAGCAGAAGTACAAGTCATTTTGACTGCTTCTGCTTCTGAGTTTATAACCCCTCTCACATTGGCCACCCTTTCCAAAAGGCCAGTACTCACGCAATTTGTAAAGGACGCCACTGGCACGTGGAACAACCACGTGGAGCTTGGCCTTTGGGCGGATGCCCTGGTAGTGGCGCCCGCCAGTGCCAACACCGTGGCCAAGATGGCAAACGGCTTCTGCGACAATTTGCTTAGTGCCACCTACCTTTCGGCGCGCTGCCCTGTGTTCGTGGCCCCCGCCATGGACCTGGACATGTACCAGCATCCTTCGGTACAGAACAACTTTCGGAAACTGCAGGGCTACGGCAATCATATAATCGAAGCGGGTTACGGCGAACTAGCCAGCGGCCTGGTAGGACAGGGGCGCCTGGCAGAGCCGGAGGAAATAATACAGGTGCTTCAGAATTTCTTTTCAGGTGACGGAAAAATCGTTTAA